One genomic segment of Burkholderia pyrrocinia includes these proteins:
- a CDS encoding SCO family protein has product MENAAPHTAGTATEAAGMHMHHVVMPGTMHTTAEYTLPSVDLVRDDGKTVSLVKEVDDGRPVILTFVYTTCTTICPMISQTLERLQGELGPDRDKVHIVSISIDPEQDTPERLKAYAARFEAGPEWQHYTGTVEASIAAQRAFNVFRGDKMAHTPVTFMRAAPGQPWLRIDGFATPTELLAAYRDVVASN; this is encoded by the coding sequence ATGGAAAACGCCGCGCCACACACCGCCGGGACCGCGACCGAAGCGGCCGGCATGCACATGCATCACGTCGTGATGCCGGGCACGATGCACACGACGGCCGAATACACGCTGCCGTCGGTCGACCTCGTGCGGGACGACGGCAAGACCGTGTCGCTGGTCAAGGAAGTGGACGACGGCAGGCCGGTGATCCTGACGTTCGTCTACACCACCTGCACGACCATCTGTCCGATGATCAGCCAGACGCTCGAGCGGCTGCAGGGCGAGCTGGGCCCCGACCGCGACAAGGTGCACATCGTGTCGATCTCGATCGATCCGGAGCAGGACACGCCGGAGCGGCTCAAGGCCTATGCCGCGCGTTTCGAAGCCGGGCCCGAATGGCAGCACTACACCGGCACGGTCGAGGCGAGCATCGCGGCGCAGCGCGCGTTCAACGTCTTTCGCGGCGACAAGATGGCTCACACGCCGGTGACGTTCATGCGGGCCGCGCCGGGCCAGCCGTGGCTGCGCATCGACGGCTTCGCGACGCCGACCGAACTGCTCGCGGCCTATCGCGACGTCGTCGCTTCCAACTAG
- a CDS encoding type II secretion system F family protein: MKFVLRVFDTNGSVQTLRLDSDSPATAAALARSRGLRVVSVSADARRQRRGARRFGMPGARFDVAMFARELAALLDAGVGVVDALRTLGGNVRRESSAQVYRDLLRQLEEGQSLSAALEHASPIFPPVLVACVKASEQTGGLAASLTRYSRNSATLHELRARVVSAAIYPTVLLFVGAAVVLFLLGFVVPRFATLLEHSGRELPLMSRLLMAWGGMVHAHGAGLAAALAVLAVATGVALRRQALRIWLADRLLALPGIGQHFRVFRQSQFYRTTAMLVDGGIPAVRAFDLARGLVGRADQAALAGALQQVRNGARISDAFQQAGLANAIGYRLLTVAEKTGGLGPVLDRIAAFQEAQVSRTIDLISRLIEPAMMIVIGVVIGGIVVLMYLPIFEIASSIQ, from the coding sequence GTGAAGTTCGTGCTGCGTGTCTTCGATACGAATGGCTCGGTCCAGACGCTTCGCCTCGACAGCGATTCGCCGGCAACCGCGGCGGCGCTCGCGCGCTCGCGCGGCCTGCGGGTCGTGTCGGTGAGCGCGGACGCGCGGCGGCAGCGGCGCGGCGCGCGCCGGTTCGGGATGCCGGGCGCGCGGTTCGACGTTGCGATGTTCGCGCGCGAGCTCGCGGCGCTGCTCGACGCGGGCGTCGGCGTGGTCGACGCATTGCGCACGCTCGGCGGCAACGTGCGGCGCGAATCGTCCGCGCAGGTGTATCGCGACCTGCTGCGGCAACTGGAGGAAGGGCAGTCGCTGTCGGCGGCGCTCGAGCACGCGAGCCCGATCTTCCCGCCGGTGCTGGTCGCGTGCGTGAAGGCGAGCGAGCAGACCGGCGGCCTCGCCGCGAGCCTGACCCGTTACTCGCGCAATAGCGCGACGCTCCACGAGCTGCGCGCGCGCGTCGTGTCGGCGGCGATCTATCCGACGGTGCTGCTGTTCGTCGGCGCGGCCGTCGTGCTGTTTCTGCTTGGTTTCGTCGTGCCGCGGTTCGCGACGCTCCTCGAACACAGCGGCCGCGAATTGCCGCTGATGTCGCGGCTGCTGATGGCGTGGGGCGGCATGGTGCACGCGCACGGCGCCGGGCTGGCGGCCGCGCTCGCGGTGCTGGCCGTGGCCACCGGCGTTGCGCTGCGCCGGCAGGCGCTGCGGATCTGGCTCGCCGATCGCCTGCTGGCGCTGCCCGGCATCGGGCAGCATTTCCGCGTGTTTCGCCAGTCCCAGTTCTATCGTACGACGGCGATGCTGGTCGACGGCGGCATTCCCGCCGTTCGCGCGTTCGATCTGGCGCGCGGCCTGGTGGGCCGCGCGGACCAGGCCGCGCTCGCGGGCGCGCTGCAGCAGGTTCGCAATGGCGCGAGGATCTCCGATGCGTTCCAGCAGGCCGGCCTCGCGAACGCGATCGGCTACCGCCTGCTGACGGTGGCCGAAAAAACGGGCGGCCTCGGGCCCGTGCTCGACCGGATCGCCGCGTTCCAGGAAGCGCAGGTGTCGCGCACGATCGATCTGATCTCGCGACTGATCGAGCCCGCGATGATGATCGTGATCGGCGTGGTGATCGGCGGCATCGTCGTGCTGATGTACCTGCCGATCTTCGAGATCGCGTCGAGCATTCAGTAG
- a CDS encoding GspE/PulE family protein — translation MDTVTPPPEHLPDAGAALRDVLRALGKRHGSGIRALEVLMAQTALSADELRAQLAAQFRMKPIGMRELGRLEPDFDTVPFVDATARLCVCFRDPEGGDALLFAVADPLDARTRGWVEHRMRARPAVPYGWALASAGDLNAYLTVREKDIRAMDSLAFDDPIQNAPDPASLALTLQGISNDDSPVVRLLNSTIYDALKMLASDIHLECRANGLMIKCRVDGVLTVVGRVEGRDVADQVLSRVKVISELDIAERRVPQDGRFKAMYAGREIDFRVSIMPNQFGEDAVLRILDRYQLSQAAGGLTLEALGFQPGDTRFMRSVASMPYGMLLVTGPTGSGKTTTLYAILTEINNGLEKIVTIEDPVEYQLGEILQIPVNEAKGLTFARGLRSILRHDPDKIMVGEIRDPDTAQIAVQAALTGHQVFTTVHANNVFDVIGRFTNMEVDPYSFVSALNGVIAQRLLRQCCPDCLAEDEVDADALARSGIDPDTAGSYLFRRGAGCAMCRGSGYRGRRAIAEALRMNDELRQLLSERAPLGHIKAAALRHGMTTLRSAAIELVRRGETTLEEINRVTMVD, via the coding sequence GTGGATACCGTCACCCCCCCACCGGAACACCTGCCCGACGCGGGCGCCGCGTTGCGCGACGTCCTGCGCGCGCTCGGCAAACGGCACGGCTCCGGCATTCGCGCGCTCGAAGTGCTGATGGCGCAGACGGCGCTCAGCGCGGACGAGCTGCGCGCGCAGCTCGCCGCGCAATTCCGGATGAAGCCGATCGGGATGCGCGAGCTGGGCCGCCTCGAGCCGGATTTCGACACGGTGCCGTTCGTCGATGCGACGGCGCGTCTGTGCGTGTGCTTCCGCGATCCCGAGGGCGGCGACGCGCTGTTGTTCGCTGTCGCCGATCCGCTCGATGCACGCACGCGCGGCTGGGTCGAACACCGGATGCGTGCGCGGCCGGCGGTGCCGTACGGCTGGGCGCTCGCGAGCGCCGGAGATCTCAACGCATACCTGACCGTGCGCGAGAAGGATATCCGCGCGATGGACTCGCTCGCGTTCGACGATCCGATCCAGAACGCGCCCGATCCGGCGTCGCTCGCGCTGACGCTGCAGGGCATCAGCAATGACGACAGTCCGGTGGTGCGCCTGCTCAATTCGACGATCTACGACGCGCTCAAGATGCTCGCGAGTGACATCCACCTGGAATGCCGCGCGAACGGCCTGATGATCAAGTGCCGGGTCGACGGCGTGCTCACCGTGGTGGGCCGCGTCGAGGGCCGGGATGTCGCCGACCAGGTCCTGTCCCGCGTGAAGGTGATCTCCGAGCTCGATATCGCGGAGCGCCGCGTTCCGCAGGACGGGCGCTTCAAGGCGATGTACGCCGGGCGCGAGATCGATTTCCGCGTGTCGATCATGCCGAACCAGTTCGGCGAGGACGCGGTGTTGCGGATTCTCGACCGCTACCAGCTTTCCCAGGCCGCGGGCGGCCTGACGCTCGAGGCATTGGGCTTCCAGCCGGGCGACACGCGCTTCATGCGCTCGGTTGCGTCGATGCCGTACGGGATGCTGCTCGTCACGGGGCCGACCGGCAGCGGCAAGACCACGACGCTTTACGCGATCCTCACCGAGATCAACAACGGTCTCGAGAAGATCGTGACGATCGAGGATCCGGTCGAATACCAGCTCGGCGAAATCCTGCAGATTCCGGTCAACGAGGCGAAGGGCCTGACCTTCGCGCGCGGGCTGCGGTCGATCTTGCGGCACGACCCGGACAAGATCATGGTCGGCGAGATCCGCGATCCGGACACCGCGCAGATCGCCGTGCAGGCCGCGCTGACCGGCCACCAGGTGTTCACGACGGTGCACGCGAACAACGTGTTCGACGTGATCGGCCGCTTCACGAACATGGAGGTCGATCCGTACAGCTTCGTCTCCGCGCTCAACGGCGTGATCGCGCAGCGGCTGCTGCGCCAGTGCTGCCCGGATTGCCTGGCCGAGGACGAGGTGGACGCGGATGCGCTCGCCCGCTCGGGCATCGACCCGGATACGGCCGGCAGCTACCTGTTTCGGCGCGGCGCGGGATGCGCGATGTGTCGCGGCAGCGGCTATCGCGGCCGGCGTGCGATCGCGGAGGCGCTGCGCATGAACGACGAGCTGAGGCAACTGCTGTCGGAGCGCGCGCCGCTCGGGCACATCAAGGCGGCGGCGCTGCGCCACGGGATGACGACGTTGCGATCGGCGGCAATCGAGCTGGTGCGGCGCGGCGAAACGACGCTCGAGGAGATCAATCGTGTCACGATGGTTGACTAA
- the gspG gene encoding type II secretion system major pseudopilin GspG — MPAHQRQGGGLARRMRASRGFTLLELLVVMVIIGLLAGLVAPRYFEQVGKSNVKIARAQIVSLGQALDQYRLDVGVYPTTEEGLDALVNKPQSAPRWSGPYLQKAVPADPWDRPYQYRSPGEHGDYDLYSLGKDGRGGGTGENVTISSW; from the coding sequence ATGCCGGCGCATCAGCGGCAGGGCGGCGGGCTCGCTCGCCGCATGCGCGCGAGCCGCGGCTTCACGCTGCTCGAGCTGCTCGTCGTGATGGTCATCATCGGGCTGCTGGCAGGGCTCGTCGCGCCGCGGTATTTCGAACAGGTCGGCAAGTCGAACGTGAAGATCGCCCGCGCGCAGATCGTGTCGCTCGGCCAGGCCCTCGATCAGTACCGGCTCGACGTCGGTGTCTATCCGACGACCGAGGAAGGCCTGGACGCGCTCGTCAACAAGCCGCAGAGCGCGCCGCGGTGGAGCGGCCCGTATCTGCAGAAGGCCGTTCCGGCGGATCCGTGGGACCGTCCGTACCAGTATCGCTCGCCCGGCGAGCACGGCGACTACGACCTGTATTCGCTCGGCAAGGACGGGCGCGGCGGCGGCACCGGCGAGAACGTGACGATCTCGTCGTGGTAG
- a CDS encoding response regulator, protein MEKKHRVLIVEDQHLLRLGLSHMVSELDDYCIAGEASGGVEACRLAAQTLPDLILMDLSMPGGSGFEAIAAIKRDVPRTRIIVLTVHRSEDNVREAFASGADGYVVKDSSFADLVREMRFVMQGKCVISLDAYRARAGLHGLREASAHKARLWNSLTNRERTVLRLVVEGHTSRQVGECLKLSPKTVEKHRANLMHKLGIVNLTGLVHFAIDIGVLALNDDDRV, encoded by the coding sequence TTGGAAAAGAAGCATCGCGTGCTGATCGTCGAGGATCAGCATCTGCTGCGCCTCGGTCTCAGCCACATGGTGTCCGAGCTGGACGACTACTGCATCGCCGGCGAGGCGAGCGGCGGGGTCGAGGCCTGCCGTCTCGCCGCGCAGACGCTGCCCGACCTGATCCTGATGGATCTGTCGATGCCGGGCGGCAGCGGCTTCGAAGCGATCGCCGCGATCAAGCGCGATGTGCCGCGTACGCGGATCATCGTCCTCACCGTCCATCGCAGCGAAGACAACGTCAGGGAGGCGTTTGCGTCCGGTGCGGACGGCTACGTGGTCAAGGATTCGTCGTTCGCCGATCTGGTCCGCGAGATGCGCTTCGTGATGCAGGGCAAGTGCGTGATCAGCCTGGACGCGTATCGGGCCCGCGCCGGCCTGCACGGGCTGCGCGAGGCGAGCGCGCACAAGGCGCGCTTGTGGAATTCGCTGACGAACCGCGAGCGCACGGTGCTGCGTCTCGTCGTCGAGGGGCACACGAGCCGGCAGGTCGGCGAGTGCCTGAAGCTCAGCCCGAAAACGGTGGAAAAGCATCGTGCGAACCTGATGCACAAGCTCGGCATCGTGAACCTGACCGGCCTCGTCCACTTCGCGATCGACATCGGCGTGCTCGCGCTGAACGACGACGACCGTGTGTGA